A window of Cohnella herbarum contains these coding sequences:
- a CDS encoding extracellular solute-binding protein gives MFRKTIQSMVMGTALIVLLSVLAACSKNENAGSPSASTPAASVHASETTEPTESTEPSESVKAPPEEVTLEFFMPSGTADVNDLQAVLDQFYAETKDTLNTKLKFNFTTFDNIGQQVSLKIAGGEQVDSAFTAQWTAPNINQMIAKDQLANLDSYFNNDKYPGLKKAFTPEYLKNNSFIDAKGESHIYGIPFTHGFDGGGVIYYRKDLAEKYGVTEIKSVADLTKYYDAILANEKGVIPLTWNGNQDLLSDTLLTMVQPITEKHNYETNVAGTNSSIAIKPDGTVYVAKTVNPWSDPEFIALIPDSLKSMDPLTGYKLAREWYTKGYLEKDILAQKDPDGQFMSGKAASVVRTLDIYASEKQQLEKAIPGAKLGYFIINPGYLNGTPKAVGSDFKAWNFAAIPSNSKNIERTMQFFDWLFTNQSNHDLFEFGIEGKHWTAEGDTKYSIPAGVDAASNYNFPGFTLSWNPTMVRYDATTPDDVVTTLNNLGDTNFFFKKLSAGFNFVTDNVKNETAKLNDVKSLLRTIGDGVSDDIEGTLAKVQKDFDKAGYAKVREELEKQFNEFLKTNPYEGQ, from the coding sequence ATGTTTAGAAAAACAATCCAAAGTATGGTTATGGGTACTGCCTTAATTGTGTTGCTGTCCGTTCTGGCAGCGTGTTCCAAGAACGAGAACGCCGGTTCACCAAGCGCATCGACGCCTGCAGCTTCGGTACATGCATCCGAAACAACAGAACCTACCGAATCTACCGAACCGAGCGAATCCGTCAAGGCTCCGCCGGAGGAAGTCACGTTGGAGTTTTTCATGCCATCGGGAACCGCCGACGTGAATGATTTGCAGGCTGTGCTGGACCAATTTTACGCCGAAACCAAAGATACCTTGAATACGAAGCTCAAGTTCAACTTCACGACCTTCGATAACATCGGGCAACAAGTTTCACTGAAGATTGCCGGTGGAGAGCAAGTGGACAGCGCGTTTACCGCGCAATGGACCGCTCCGAATATTAATCAGATGATAGCTAAGGATCAATTGGCTAACCTGGATTCTTATTTCAATAACGATAAATACCCGGGACTTAAGAAAGCGTTCACACCCGAATATTTGAAAAACAACAGTTTCATCGATGCCAAGGGCGAGTCTCATATCTACGGTATTCCATTCACGCACGGGTTCGATGGCGGCGGAGTTATCTATTATCGTAAAGATCTTGCTGAGAAGTACGGAGTTACGGAGATCAAGTCGGTAGCGGATTTGACGAAATATTACGATGCGATCTTAGCCAACGAGAAAGGAGTGATCCCGCTTACTTGGAACGGTAACCAGGATTTACTTTCCGATACGCTGCTTACGATGGTACAACCAATTACGGAGAAGCATAATTACGAAACGAATGTAGCGGGTACGAACAGCAGCATCGCCATCAAACCGGATGGAACGGTCTACGTCGCTAAGACCGTCAATCCATGGAGCGATCCGGAATTTATAGCGCTTATTCCCGATTCCTTGAAATCGATGGATCCACTGACAGGCTACAAGTTGGCTCGCGAATGGTATACGAAAGGGTATTTGGAGAAGGACATCTTGGCTCAGAAAGATCCGGATGGTCAATTCATGTCGGGAAAAGCGGCTTCGGTCGTTCGTACGCTGGATATCTATGCATCCGAGAAGCAACAGCTCGAGAAGGCGATACCTGGAGCGAAATTGGGTTACTTTATCATCAACCCCGGCTATCTTAACGGAACGCCGAAAGCGGTAGGAAGCGATTTCAAAGCTTGGAACTTCGCCGCTATCCCTTCTAATTCGAAGAACATCGAACGTACGATGCAGTTTTTCGACTGGCTGTTCACGAACCAAAGCAATCATGACTTATTCGAATTCGGGATCGAAGGCAAACATTGGACGGCCGAAGGAGACACCAAATATTCCATTCCTGCTGGCGTAGATGCGGCGAGCAATTATAACTTCCCTGGTTTTACGTTATCTTGGAACCCGACGATGGTGCGCTACGATGCAACGACTCCTGACGATGTCGTCACGACATTAAACAATCTTGGAGATACGAACTTCTTCTTCAAGAAGCTCTCCGCAGGCTTCAACTTCGTGACGGACAACGTGAAGAATGAGACGGCAAAGCTCAATGACGTGAAATCTCTATTAAGAACGATCGGTGACGGAGTATCCGATGACATTGAAGGAACGTTGGCAAAAGTTCAGAAGGATTTCGACAAAGCTGGATATGCGAAGGTGCGCGAGGAGCTAGAGAAACAATTTAACGAATTTCTGAAGACCAATCCTTATGAAGGCCAATAA
- a CDS encoding DUF1861 family protein has protein sequence MIRQQIEYQTCAELVEEFVGSDRLNGGQRILFEGVDGKDVYNITSPFMDRGSLIIAGRVEGRTTERSDVLFFRQQGDVWTPHPDYPTFELQDPFVTRIKGELIFGGVAVISDPLHPENIVSWVTSFYRGQDVRSLQPFLTGPDRMKDVRLLELANGEIGVLSRPGGLLGGGPGSVIGFTKVSTLEDVTADIIARAPTFNNQFSPLEWGGANEPHLLANGYVGVLGHIAEFDGVNRRYRAITFAFHPETSIASPMKIIAMRQNFPAGAAKRMDLKDIIFSGGIVRKAGGLADLYVGASDAEAYRIEIKDPFLEYESY, from the coding sequence ATGATACGACAACAGATAGAATATCAGACTTGCGCGGAACTGGTAGAGGAGTTTGTAGGATCGGATCGATTGAATGGCGGACAACGAATTCTCTTCGAAGGCGTTGACGGTAAGGATGTTTACAATATTACTTCACCGTTTATGGATCGGGGCAGCTTGATTATAGCAGGCCGGGTGGAAGGACGGACGACCGAAAGGTCGGACGTTCTTTTCTTCCGGCAGCAAGGAGATGTTTGGACGCCGCATCCCGATTATCCGACATTCGAATTGCAAGATCCGTTCGTTACTCGGATTAAGGGCGAGCTTATATTCGGAGGCGTGGCCGTCATCAGTGACCCTCTCCATCCCGAGAACATCGTTTCCTGGGTAACCAGCTTTTACCGGGGACAAGATGTGCGCAGCTTGCAGCCCTTTCTAACCGGTCCCGATCGAATGAAGGACGTCCGGCTACTCGAACTCGCTAACGGCGAGATCGGCGTGTTGTCCAGACCGGGAGGCTTACTGGGGGGAGGTCCGGGGAGTGTTATCGGGTTTACGAAAGTCTCCACGTTAGAAGACGTAACCGCGGATATTATCGCGCGCGCGCCGACATTCAACAATCAATTTTCCCCGCTGGAGTGGGGGGGAGCGAACGAGCCTCACCTATTGGCGAACGGTTACGTGGGCGTGCTAGGTCATATTGCGGAATTCGACGGAGTGAACCGTCGGTATCGGGCGATCACATTCGCCTTCCATCCCGAGACGTCGATAGCTTCTCCGATGAAAATCATCGCCATGCGCCAGAACTTCCCGGCTGGTGCTGCCAAAAGGATGGATTTGAAAGATATTATTTTCAGTGGCGGCATCGTGCGCAAAGCCGGCGGGTTAGCGGATTTATACGTGGGGGCAAGCGATGCGGAAGCCTATCGGATCGAGATTAAGGATCCATTCTTGGAATATGAAAGTTACTGA
- a CDS encoding S-layer homology domain-containing protein, producing MKRLVSLVLFIVLLIPMFTLRAVAASGDTIQVTYAMDNGDFNQGLTGWNNNNTTGTTDKIRSEHYLELKPGAAIWQPLNITNDASGPSVNDAVYAKVYATLSSDVTTDDNVLIRLVAGSPLAEIDSLAGVAREIPVELTSTFKNLEGRIPANQDKLWVELHNDTAGTIEVSRVEVWGVDSDNRVKPYTVPNGDFSQALSGNWDTNGKAIFGTGAYLQPGAAAWRSLPIGNAQTSPQPGDKVSVKASLFVPSVVNRTDGVFVRLNDGQYTLRDVNDIAGTERGRWFVANGSVINNGGVIRNGATELWIELHNETSVPVRLKELTITAERAASSVYDLNGDSAVDEADATWLSERILNGPYGVSADFDKDGQLTAKDLSFFNKFALHRKDEFYLNLKHFLFMNENVTIDGIPMMITHLYSEPIDRNDLSKGYAWVGDPQEGFAAVDDVSRAVIAFAEHYEKYGDDVSYDKVKRGLEFLMWMQYSDGDFDNFVVKDPDGTIRPKDSASSQKSFSWWAVRSYEAFATALPRLKAEDSALAGRVKERLALCLKRLKENTDPFYGQYSEAGGVRKAKWLLLGDTWLTSTAINALAEHMKVADNESIRADIRQSVRRLGEGLALAKFGDFRDFPYGGFMHHYEGVPGAYNWDEWNSIQIRAMAYAGQIAGQPEWIEAAEHAADSFLGDLLISGRAETMHPNKKPYPQINYGTASYVDNFLALYEVTGKEKYAALAGIAASWWTGNNVRQFPMFNEAEGYAYDGLYDTEVNINSGGESLDEAIRVLVRVLDNPIAKSYLYARQTEENQAQTLDVENLYKSVAAPDERMSFPNGGLNDPDLALIKQDADSGTDEAKIYEDVQAIDGVREVYPDWTGTRAIFVAATGYNNIRLFNGSVIKTELPVGGAAGSFQVGDAVKLEFSARVEFDTTLKAEVYAIKANGDRVRVADANDMKYHARTWYAGASSVKTTPVAKIPEGTVKLEIVFEAVSTKTPAHEGYAMVTEGKLYKMSVPEIRYSNTDLSGSSYVQMPAGQQKTFDIDVPEAGRYDVMLSYIANPNAKVKVGFNDLSPKTVSLQGSSVSDTVQIKRIDTLDLPEGTVTLTLENPDALTAADVDALILYPALAYATYSLPTGGSVKVLRDSLSGSLIVGASEQVDNRHTLMLEVPNDNVFAGSGMHVRGSVKDANGGLVGNANVTVKVAGVSKAAATDSEGRFSVVVDIPSTISPGQYRVRATTALGEATRPITVIRANGDSSGSVGGSGGGKATSDALGVLEVKKELLQSQENGVVRIAIPEGVDTIRISQVILKDAKSHPIELFSQGITITLTPEVMDALFKQAQAAGLSDWTLSLEVIKVEEEAATSLLQSLAPRANVKLKQGSDIYELNLKFIHSDKPSVDVHSLSKPIRVSLKIEADVNPSLSGVYFLDEDGSLEYVGGRVTSGFMNANVNHFSKYGVLEYDKYFQDVPASHWAYTSISELAAKHVVNGVTDQRFGKDLKISRAEFTSLIVRAFGLRSWDAKQSFTDVSEKSWYSADIASALQAGIITGRTKTEFAPEAAMTRSEAAVILARTVERLSVKVPVGKGSLDDFMDKSDISAMFQDSLSKSVGAGLLQGDHRNRLRPNDVMTRAEAAIVIQKLLAIVDSQ from the coding sequence GTGAAGCGATTAGTCTCGCTTGTATTATTTATTGTGCTGTTGATCCCTATGTTTACGCTCCGGGCAGTTGCTGCCTCAGGGGATACGATTCAAGTTACTTATGCCATGGACAACGGAGACTTCAACCAAGGATTGACGGGTTGGAACAACAACAATACGACCGGAACTACCGATAAAATCAGGTCGGAGCATTATCTTGAGTTAAAGCCGGGCGCGGCCATCTGGCAACCTCTTAACATCACCAATGATGCTAGCGGACCGAGCGTGAACGACGCCGTTTATGCCAAAGTGTACGCAACGCTCAGCAGCGATGTTACGACGGACGACAATGTGTTGATTCGTCTCGTTGCAGGCTCTCCACTGGCCGAGATTGACAGTCTGGCCGGAGTTGCGCGCGAAATACCGGTTGAACTGACCTCCACTTTCAAAAATCTAGAAGGTCGTATCCCTGCGAATCAGGATAAGCTATGGGTCGAATTACATAACGATACGGCCGGAACCATCGAAGTTTCCCGAGTAGAGGTGTGGGGCGTAGATTCCGATAATCGCGTTAAGCCCTATACGGTACCGAACGGAGATTTCTCGCAAGCTCTCTCCGGCAATTGGGATACGAATGGAAAAGCGATTTTCGGAACAGGGGCTTATCTCCAACCGGGGGCCGCTGCTTGGCGAAGCTTGCCGATCGGCAATGCGCAAACCTCTCCGCAACCCGGCGACAAGGTGAGCGTGAAGGCGAGCTTGTTCGTGCCGTCGGTCGTTAACCGGACGGACGGCGTGTTTGTCAGGCTGAACGACGGACAATACACTTTACGGGATGTTAACGATATTGCCGGAACCGAACGCGGTAGATGGTTCGTTGCGAACGGGAGCGTCATCAACAATGGAGGAGTCATACGAAACGGAGCGACGGAGCTTTGGATTGAACTGCACAATGAGACGAGCGTTCCCGTCCGGTTGAAGGAATTAACGATAACGGCGGAGAGAGCGGCATCATCCGTATACGACTTAAACGGAGATAGTGCGGTTGATGAAGCGGATGCTACGTGGTTAAGCGAGAGAATATTAAACGGTCCTTATGGCGTTAGCGCGGATTTCGATAAAGACGGCCAGTTGACCGCGAAAGACCTGTCGTTCTTTAACAAATTCGCGCTTCACCGTAAGGATGAATTTTATCTGAATCTCAAGCACTTCTTATTCATGAACGAGAATGTAACGATCGACGGAATTCCGATGATGATAACGCATCTTTATTCCGAACCGATAGACCGGAACGATCTGTCCAAGGGCTATGCTTGGGTCGGCGATCCGCAAGAAGGCTTTGCGGCAGTTGACGACGTATCGCGAGCGGTTATCGCGTTCGCGGAGCATTATGAGAAGTACGGCGACGATGTCAGTTACGATAAGGTGAAGCGCGGGCTTGAATTCCTAATGTGGATGCAATACAGCGATGGGGATTTCGACAACTTCGTGGTTAAGGATCCCGACGGCACGATCAGACCCAAGGACAGTGCTTCTTCGCAAAAGAGCTTCAGTTGGTGGGCGGTTCGGTCCTATGAAGCTTTCGCGACAGCTCTTCCGAGGCTGAAAGCGGAAGATTCCGCGTTGGCCGGTCGAGTGAAGGAGCGGCTTGCTCTTTGCTTGAAGCGGCTGAAGGAGAACACGGATCCTTTCTATGGTCAATATTCAGAGGCCGGAGGCGTACGTAAAGCCAAGTGGCTGCTGCTCGGCGATACTTGGCTTACTTCCACGGCGATCAATGCGTTGGCGGAGCATATGAAAGTGGCGGATAACGAGTCGATCAGAGCCGACATTCGGCAATCCGTCCGTAGGTTAGGAGAAGGACTGGCGCTTGCTAAGTTCGGAGATTTCCGGGACTTCCCTTATGGAGGCTTCATGCATCACTATGAAGGCGTGCCGGGAGCGTACAATTGGGATGAATGGAACAGCATTCAGATTCGCGCAATGGCCTACGCAGGACAAATCGCCGGACAACCGGAATGGATCGAAGCGGCCGAACACGCGGCGGACAGCTTTCTGGGAGATTTGTTGATTTCCGGACGAGCGGAAACGATGCATCCGAATAAGAAGCCTTACCCGCAAATTAATTACGGAACCGCAAGCTACGTCGATAATTTCTTGGCGCTCTACGAGGTAACCGGAAAAGAGAAGTACGCGGCGCTTGCGGGGATTGCGGCATCTTGGTGGACGGGAAACAACGTGCGTCAATTTCCGATGTTCAACGAGGCGGAAGGATATGCTTACGATGGTTTATACGATACGGAAGTGAACATCAACAGCGGCGGGGAGTCGCTCGATGAAGCCATTCGCGTCCTCGTGCGCGTATTGGATAATCCTATAGCAAAATCTTACTTATACGCCCGCCAGACAGAGGAGAATCAAGCTCAAACGCTAGATGTGGAGAACTTGTACAAAAGTGTTGCCGCGCCTGACGAGAGAATGTCGTTCCCGAATGGCGGGCTTAATGACCCTGATCTCGCACTGATTAAGCAGGATGCAGACTCGGGCACTGACGAGGCAAAAATTTATGAAGACGTCCAAGCGATAGACGGCGTGCGGGAAGTGTATCCCGATTGGACGGGGACTCGAGCGATATTCGTTGCCGCGACCGGCTACAATAATATCCGATTGTTTAACGGAAGCGTTATCAAAACCGAACTGCCGGTAGGCGGTGCAGCCGGAAGCTTCCAAGTTGGCGATGCAGTGAAGCTCGAGTTCTCGGCGAGGGTTGAATTCGATACGACGCTGAAAGCGGAAGTTTACGCAATCAAGGCCAACGGAGATAGAGTCCGGGTCGCGGACGCCAACGACATGAAATATCACGCCCGTACCTGGTATGCGGGAGCAAGCTCGGTCAAAACGACGCCGGTAGCCAAAATTCCCGAGGGAACCGTGAAATTGGAAATCGTGTTTGAAGCGGTATCGACGAAAACGCCTGCGCATGAAGGATACGCCATGGTGACGGAAGGAAAGCTTTACAAAATGAGCGTGCCGGAGATTCGGTACTCGAATACGGATCTTTCCGGTTCCAGTTATGTTCAAATGCCCGCGGGGCAGCAAAAGACGTTTGACATCGACGTGCCCGAAGCCGGACGATACGACGTGATGTTAAGCTATATCGCAAATCCGAACGCTAAGGTTAAGGTCGGATTTAATGATCTATCGCCGAAGACGGTATCCTTACAAGGATCATCGGTTAGCGATACGGTTCAAATCAAACGAATCGATACATTGGATTTGCCTGAAGGAACCGTTACGTTAACGCTGGAAAACCCGGACGCTTTAACAGCGGCCGACGTGGATGCGCTTATTCTTTATCCGGCGTTAGCCTATGCGACCTATTCTTTGCCGACGGGCGGATCGGTAAAGGTCCTTCGAGACAGCTTGTCGGGATCCCTGATCGTAGGAGCTTCCGAGCAGGTGGACAATAGGCATACTCTAATGTTAGAAGTGCCGAACGACAACGTGTTTGCCGGTTCGGGCATGCACGTCAGAGGGAGCGTTAAAGACGCGAACGGGGGCTTGGTCGGTAACGCGAATGTAACGGTTAAGGTAGCCGGCGTATCGAAGGCGGCGGCGACGGATTCCGAAGGGCGATTTAGCGTGGTCGTTGACATACCTTCCACGATTTCTCCCGGGCAATATCGGGTGAGAGCAACTACGGCTCTAGGCGAAGCGACCCGTCCGATCACGGTTATTCGTGCAAATGGCGATTCATCCGGAAGCGTCGGAGGCTCCGGCGGTGGTAAGGCGACATCGGACGCATTAGGCGTGCTTGAGGTGAAGAAGGAGCTTCTTCAATCTCAAGAAAATGGAGTCGTCCGGATAGCGATACCGGAAGGGGTCGACACGATTCGGATCTCTCAAGTGATTTTGAAGGACGCCAAGTCCCATCCGATCGAATTGTTCTCGCAAGGAATAACGATTACGCTTACGCCGGAAGTAATGGACGCGTTATTCAAACAAGCTCAAGCCGCAGGGTTGAGCGATTGGACGCTTTCCCTCGAGGTGATCAAGGTAGAGGAGGAAGCTGCAACGTCTTTATTGCAAAGTCTCGCGCCTAGAGCCAATGTAAAGTTGAAACAAGGAAGCGACATTTACGAGTTGAATTTGAAATTCATACACTCCGATAAGCCATCCGTAGACGTTCATTCACTGAGTAAACCGATTCGAGTTTCTTTGAAAATCGAGGCGGATGTTAATCCTTCCTTGTCAGGGGTCTACTTCTTAGACGAAGATGGAAGTCTGGAATATGTCGGAGGACGGGTTACATCGGGATTCATGAATGCTAACGTGAACCATTTCAGCAAGTACGGTGTTCTGGAATATGATAAGTACTTCCAAGATGTGCCGGCTTCGCACTGGGCATACACATCGATATCCGAACTGGCGGCCAAACATGTCGTTAATGGCGTAACCGATCAACGATTCGGTAAGGATCTAAAGATTTCCCGCGCCGAATTCACTTCGCTAATCGTCAGGGCATTCGGTCTGCGGAGCTGGGATGCGAAACAGAGCTTCACGGACGTAAGCGAGAAGAGCTGGTATTCGGCCGATATCGCTTCCGCCCTGCAAGCAGGAATCATTACCGGAAGAACGAAGACCGAGTTCGCTCCGGAAGCCGCGATGACGAGATCCGAAGCGGCGGTCATTCTCGCGCGGACGGTTGAGCGATTATCTGTTAAGGTTCCTGTCGGTAAGGGTTCATTGGATGATTTCATGGATAAGTCCGATATTTCGGCGATGTTCCAAGATAGTTTATCGAAGAGCGTCGGAGCGGGACTGCTGCAGGGGGATCATCGCAACCGTCTTCGTCCCAACGACGTTATGACTCGCGCGGAAGCGGCTATCGTTATTCAGAAGCTTCTGGCAATCGTAGATTCGCAATAG
- a CDS encoding DUF3951 domain-containing protein: MNTTLSVVALISVFIIFTLLIGIVIFKKLSKLSTSHYNYTPFDNITGHSSVEFHEEKEEHEDEDDQGDDKDKFRYKLK, translated from the coding sequence ATGAATACCACACTTTCCGTTGTAGCTTTAATTTCTGTTTTCATCATTTTCACATTATTGATAGGGATTGTAATTTTTAAGAAGCTCAGTAAACTTTCCACCTCTCATTACAATTACACTCCATTTGATAACATAACAGGTCACTCATCAGTTGAGTTCCATGAAGAGAAAGAAGAACATGAAGATGAGGATGACCAGGGTGACGATAAGGATAAGTTTCGATATAAGTTAAAATAG
- a CDS encoding GH1 family beta-glucosidase, whose amino-acid sequence MARLDFPKDFVWGTATASYQIEGAWQEDGRGPSIWDTFSKTPGKVFNNDNGDVACDSYHRYEEDIALLKKLGVKAYRFSIAWPRIFPQGMGEVNEKGLDYYRKVVDALIAAGIEPCVTLYHWDLPQALQDKGGWDNRDTIDAFVNYSEVIFKAFDGKIKQWITFNETWCVSFLSNYIGAHAPGNTDLQLAINVAHHCMVAHGEAVKRFRELGIQGEIGTTHNLYWFEPYSTSPEDVAAAHRNRAYNNEWFMEPTFKGTYPQFMVDWFKAKGATVPILPGDMETISRKIDFIGVNFYSGGFGRYKKDEGLFDCEEVQVGFDKTYMDWNVYADGLYKVLSWAHEQYGDTPIYITENGACYEDVLTGDNRVHDVLRTEYFRKHFIQCHRLIESGVPLKGYFAWSLLDNFEWAEGYRKRFGIVYTNYETLERHPKDSYYYIQDVIKNDGFEA is encoded by the coding sequence TTGGCTAGATTAGACTTTCCAAAGGATTTCGTATGGGGTACGGCAACGGCTTCTTATCAGATCGAAGGGGCTTGGCAAGAGGACGGACGCGGGCCGTCGATCTGGGATACGTTCTCTAAAACTCCAGGCAAAGTGTTTAATAACGATAATGGGGACGTCGCTTGCGATAGCTACCACCGTTACGAGGAAGATATTGCCCTGCTGAAGAAACTCGGAGTTAAAGCGTACCGGTTCTCGATCGCATGGCCGCGCATATTCCCTCAAGGAATGGGCGAAGTAAACGAAAAGGGCTTGGATTATTACCGTAAAGTCGTGGACGCGTTGATCGCCGCCGGCATCGAGCCTTGCGTGACCTTATATCACTGGGATTTGCCTCAAGCGTTGCAGGATAAGGGCGGCTGGGACAATCGCGATACGATCGACGCGTTCGTGAACTATTCCGAGGTCATTTTCAAAGCCTTCGACGGTAAAATCAAACAATGGATCACGTTTAACGAAACTTGGTGCGTCTCGTTCCTCTCCAACTATATCGGTGCTCATGCACCGGGCAATACCGATCTTCAACTGGCGATCAACGTCGCGCACCATTGCATGGTTGCCCATGGAGAAGCGGTGAAGAGATTCCGCGAGCTCGGCATTCAAGGCGAGATCGGCACGACCCACAATTTGTACTGGTTCGAGCCGTACTCCACCTCTCCGGAGGATGTCGCGGCCGCTCATCGCAATCGCGCTTACAACAATGAATGGTTTATGGAGCCCACGTTCAAGGGGACGTATCCGCAATTCATGGTCGATTGGTTCAAGGCCAAGGGAGCGACGGTTCCGATCTTGCCCGGCGATATGGAGACGATCTCGCGGAAAATCGATTTCATCGGCGTGAACTTCTACAGCGGCGGATTCGGCCGGTACAAGAAGGACGAAGGCTTGTTCGATTGCGAAGAAGTTCAAGTCGGCTTCGACAAAACGTACATGGATTGGAACGTATACGCGGACGGTTTGTACAAAGTTCTCTCTTGGGCGCACGAGCAATACGGCGACACGCCGATCTATATTACGGAGAACGGCGCATGTTACGAGGACGTGCTGACCGGGGATAACCGGGTTCACGACGTTCTTCGCACGGAATATTTCCGCAAACATTTCATTCAATGCCATCGTCTGATCGAGTCCGGCGTACCGCTTAAAGGGTACTTCGCTTGGTCGCTGCTCGACAACTTCGAATGGGCGGAAGGGTATCGCAAACGCTTCGGTATCGTTTACACGAATTACGAAACGTTGGAGCGCCATCCGAAGGATAGTTACTATTATATTCAGGACGTCATTAAGAACGATGGTTTCGAGGCATAA